In Bernardetia litoralis DSM 6794, the genomic window TTTGCAGGTCAAAACAATCGTTATAACTCTTTAATGATTGATGGAGCTGTAAATAATGATGTTTTTGGTCTTTCTAGCGCAGGTACAAATGGTGGACAGGCTGGTATCTCTCCTATCTCTTTAGATGCTATTGAGCAAGTTCAAATTGTAATTGCACCTTTTGATGTTCGTCAAGGTGGTTTCTCTGGTGGTGGTGTAAATGCTGTTACTCGTAGTGGTACTAATAAAGTAGAGGGTTCTGTTTATTATCTTTTCCGTAATGAAGGATTAGCAGGAAAAACTCCTACGGATGATGAGAGCTTTGAGCGTCAAAAATTAGATGATTTTTCATCGTATGTAACGGGTTTCCGTGTAGGTGCTCCTCTTAAAAAAGATAAATTATTCCTTTTTATTAACGGAGAAATTGAGCGTCGTGAAACTCCTCAGCCTTTTAACTTCAATGATTATAATGGTGCTTCTTCTCAAGCAGAAATTGAAAATCTTGCTTCTCAGCTTCAATCTAAATATGGATATGATGCAGGTGGTTTTTTAGATAATACTGCTGAGGTAGAATCAAACAAAATTTTTGCTCGTTTGGATTGGAATATCAGCAAAAATCATAAACTTACTGCACGTCATAGTTATACACAAGGTGATAATTTGAGCCGTTCTCGTTCTTCTTCAGGAACTATCAACTTCGGAAATAATGGTGTTGCTTTCCCTACTGTTACTAACTCTTCTGCTTTAGAATTGAAGAGTCGTTTTGGTGATAACAAATCAAATAGTTTGATTATTGGTTATACAAATGTAATTGATGACCGTGACCCTATTGGAGCAGATTTTCCTCGTGTACGTATTGACGATGGTTCAAGCAGAATTTATTTTGGCTCTGAAGCATATTCTACTGCAAATAAATTAGAACAATCTACTTTTACTATTACTGATAATTTTAGTATTTTTAAAGGGAAGCATACAATTACTATTGGTACTCATAATGAATTCTATTCTACTTATAACTTATTTGTAGCTCAAAATTATGGTGAATATCAGTTTGCATCTTTAGAAGACTTTTTAAATGAAGAGCCTTCAATTGGTTATAGTCGTAGTTATTCTTTAGTAGATGATGTTACTGGTGATGGTTCTGCTGCTGCTGCTGAATTTACAGGTATGCAATTAGGTTTCTATGCTCAAGATGAGTATGCTGCTTCTGAAAAATTGAATATTACTTTCGGTGTTCGTGTAGATATTCCAATCTTTAAAGATCCTACTACAAATCAAGGATTTAATGATAGCACACTTGCTAAAGTACAACAATACTATCCTGATTTAGCTGGTTCTGTTCAGTCTGGACAACTTTGGAAAACACCTCTTTTAGTTTCTCCTCGTCTTGGATTCAATTATGATGTAAAAGGTGATAGATCTCTTCAAATTCGTGGTGGTGTAGGTATCTTTACAAGCCGTATTCCTTTAGTATGGCCTGGTGGTGCATACAACAACAATGGTCTTACTGTTGGTGGTGTATTTTCTAGTGGTGTTGATTTCCGTGCTGATCCATTCAATCAATATACAGCAGGTGATTTTGGACAAACTTTAAGCCTTCCTAGTGGACAAATGGATTTGTTTGTAGAGGATTTTAAATTACCTCAAGTAGTTCGTGCTTCATTGGCAGTTGATAAATCATTGCCTTGGGGAATGGTTGGTACTTTAGAAGGTATCTATACAAAAACATTGAATAATGTTCTTTATTACAATGTAAATGTAAAACCTGCTACACGTAATTTCTCTGGTGCTGATAACCGTCCTTATTATGACCGTTATGACGAGGTAGAAAGTGATTATACACGTATCATGGTTGGAGACAACACAAACAAAGGTTATTCTTATAATATTACTGCTCAAATCCAAAAACCATTTGATAATGGATTTATGGCTAGTTTAGCGTATACGTATGGACAAGCAAAGTCTATGAATGATGGTCTTTCTTCTCAAAACTCTTCTCAGTGGAGATATGTACAAAATGTAAATGGTAAAAATGATTTGGATTTAGCTTATTCAAACTTTGATTTAGGTTCTCGTGTAGTTGGTATGGTTTCTTATCGTTTAGATTATCTTGACCACGCTGCTACTACAATTTCATTATTCTATAATGGACAATCAGGTAACCGTTTCTCTTATATTTATAATGGACAACTTGCAAATGATGATACTGGTTCTAGTAGTACAGCTTCTGACCTTATCTATGTTCCTGCAAATCAAAGTGATATTGTATTTAATCCAATTACTCGTACAGTTGATGGTGCTGAGGTAGTAGTTACTGCTGATCAACAATGGCAAGCATTTGACAATTATATCAAAAATGATGAGTATTTGAATGGTCGTCGTGGTGATTATGCAGAACGTAATGGTTCACGTCTTCCTTTTGTATCTACTTTAGATTTACGTATTTTACAAGATTTCTATATCAAAACAGCTAACGGTACAAAGCACAACCTTCAATTATCATTTGACGTTTTCAACTTTACTAACTTAATAAATAAAGATTGGGGACGTATGTATTTTACATATAATGAAAATGTTACTCTTGTTGATTTTGAAGGAGTAAATACTGTTACAAATCCTGATGGTTCTACATCTTATATTCCTACTTTCCAATTTGGAAGTATCAGTAGTAGTGGAGAATACCAAACAATAACAGAAGCTAAAGATAATTACACTATTGATGATTCTGGTGTAAATAGCTCACGTTGGCAAATGCAAATCGGTGTTCGTTATTCGTTTTAATCCGATTGTATAAATCAATAAATTTCATTCAAAACCCTTTCAGATTTTTTCTGAAAGGGTTTTTTTGTTACTCTTTTTTTACATTATTACACAAGTAAATTCATAACCCATATAAATTCCTATCAAATTTTTTTTATTAAGTAGCTTTTTGATTATCTTTCCAATTCAGTTGTATTAATCAAAAATTACTGTGTAAAATAAAGTAAAATAATTTTAATTAAAAAAAGAGACTTTAAATTATTAATTGAATATAATACAAAAAACAAATTTGTAATTATTTTAATCACTATTTAAGTGTTTATGTGGAAATTCAATACTATTGGCAAGCGTGTCTTGGCTGGTAATTTTATCATTATTATTGTTGCTTTGGTTAGTTCTGTAGTGAGCTTGGGTATGCTTACACGTAGCCAAAATATGCTTCATCAATCCTTCTCTGTAATTACTCCATCGGTAGAGGCTATCAATGATTTGCTTTTATTAGTAACTCGTTCAAAAATGTATATCACCAATTGGGTACATCTACCTGATAATATTGACGATAAAGAAGATTTGATTTTACTTCATAATGAACAATTTCCAGAAGTAAAAGACCGAATTAGCAAGCTCAAAAGAGATTGGCAAAATAAAGAAAATGTGCATCGTGTAGATTCCATTATTATTGCCTTTGATGATATTCTTCAAACCGAACAGGAAGTAATGAATATCCTCAATCGGTCAGAAGATTATAATAATGGTACAAAACGAGAAAAGGCTATTCGGCTAGTCAATGAGATGATTATTCTAAATAGCAATACACTTATAAAAAATTTAGAAGCATTAGAAACTAGCAAACTCCAAGAAAAACAAGCTGATGGAGATTCCGTCGAACGCTCATTAAAATGGTTATACAGAATTATTCTTACTTTAGGTATTATTACTTTAATGATTGGTATTATTTTAAGTGTAGTTTTTTTTCGAATAGTGTCTAAGCCAATTCAAAAACTCAATCAGATACTTGGACAATTAGCCAAAGGTTCTATTCCTAAATCAGATTTTGGAATTAGAATAGGAAATCATGAGATTGGACAAATGACTCTTTCTTTACAAGAACTTATCAAAAGTCTAAAGAATACTTCTGAGTTTGCTCGTAAGATAGGCAATGGTAAATATGATAGTACTTTTGATGTTTTGGGAGAAAATGATATTCTTGGAAATGCACTTTTAGATATGCGTAATAGTTTGTCAAAAGTAGCAGAGGAAGACCGTAGAAGAGCTTGGATAACAGAAGGAATAGCACAGTTTGGAGATATTTTGCGTGCCAATTATAATGATACAGAAGAATTTGCTGCTGCTATTGTTCAGCGTTTAGTAAAATATACAGAGGCCAATCAAGGAGGCATTTTTGTACTTTCTGAAACTCCTGATATAGAAGGAGAATTTATGTACTTGGCTGCTACGTATGCATGGGACAAACCCAAATATTTAGAGAAAAAAATCCGAAAGGGAGAGGGATTGACAGGACAAGCATGGCAAGAAGGAGAAACTATATTTTTGTCGCATGTTCCTAATGATTATATTCACATTACTTCTGGACTTGGAAGTACAAACCCATCTTCTATCTTGCTTACTCCCTTAAAATATAATCAAAAATTATATGGGGTGGTAGAACTTGCCTTTTTTAATCCACCAGAAGCCTATCAAGTAGAGTTTGTTGAAAGAATTGTTGAGAGTTTTGCTTCGACACTTTCTTCTGTCAGAGTCAATCAACGGACTCAATTTCTTTTGAAAGAATCACAAGAAATGACCGAACAGATGCGAGCACAAGAAGAAGAAATGCGTCAGAATGTTGAAGAGCTACAAGCAACACAAGAAATGGTAGAAAGAAAGAGTAAAGAGTTAGAAAATCAACTCAATGCCATTAATCAAGCTGCTGCTATGATAGAATTAAACCCAAGAGGAATAATTACTGAAATTAATGAATTATATTTAAAAATATCTCACTATTCAAAAGAAGAAATACAAGGACAGCCTCATACTATTTTATTGAAAGAGGGCTATGAAACTTCTAACAAATACATGCAGCTTTGGGAAAATCTAACACAAGGAATTGCAGTAGAAGGAGAGTTTGAACGTCAGGCAAAAGATAAATCATCTTTTTGGCTGCGTGCTACCTATTATCCAGTTATGGACGATTATAAAAATTTAGAACATGTCATTCATATTGCTACTGATATTACAGAACAAAAACTACAAGCTATTCGCTTAGAAGAAACTTTAACCGAACAAGCTGAAACCGTAGAACAGATGCGTATGCAAGAAGATGTTATGCAACAAGCCATGGAACAAATGCAAGAGGCGCAACAAGAAGTAGAAAAGCGAGAAAAACTATTGGAAGAATCATATAAAGAACAAGAGCAATATATCGAACAAATGAACTCTCAAGAAGAAATGATGACAATAAGTATGGAATCTATGAATGAAACAATAGAAATGGTTACTAAAGAAAAAGAAGAAGCAGAGCAAAAATTATTAATCTGTCAGAAAAAAATAGAAGAGTTGGAAAATAGAAAGTAATGTTATTTATTGCTTCCTCTTGAAACAAATTCTATAAAATAAGTGAAAACCCTCTTCATAGGTTGTTTTATATTGATAATGAATATTTTAGGTCGTACCTTTGCACAAAATACAGAAGTAGCTCATTCTTTAGAGTGAGAAAAAGTATCAAATACTTTAGCTTTCTGAAAAAATAGTTTTAATATAGATTTTGTTCCTTTATGAACTTACTTGTTGGTCAGATAGGGCATTTATTTGTCATCATTTCTTTTGTTACTTCCATTGTGGTAGCAATCGCCTACTATTTTGCAAGCCAAAGTAGTGATTTAACAGCTTCTCCAAAAAATCAAGAAATTAATTCTTGGAAAAAAATGGCTCGCCTTGCTTTTGGAGTTCATGCTGTTTCTGTTATTGGTGTAGTAGTTGTTCTTTTTTCGATTATCTACAATCATCAATACGAATACCATTATGCATGGAGTCATTCGTCAAATAATTTGCCGTATTATTATATGATTTCCTGTTTTTGGGAAGGGCAAGAGGGTAGTTTTTTACTTTGGATTTTTTGGCATGTTTGTATTGGTGTCGTGATTATTTTACGCTCTATTTTCGTAAAACATAAAAAAGATAATACATGGGAAGCTCCTGTAATGATGGTTTTTGCATCTGTACAGGCATTTTTGGCTTCAATGGTTTTGGGCGTAGTTGTCCCTTTTGCCAATCTAAAAATTGGTAGTTCGCCTTTTATTTTATTGCGTGATGCAATGGATGCTCCTATTTTTCAATCTCAACCCAACTACATTCCTGTTGATGGAACAGGTTTGAATCCACTTTTACAAAATTATTGGATGGTAATTCATCCTCCTACTTTGTTTTTAGGTTTTGCTTTGTGTCTTGTTCCTTTTGCATTTGTAATCGCAGGATTATGGAAAAAAGAAACAACAAAATGGCTCAAACCTACTTTTGCATGGGCATTATTAGCTGCTGCTGTTTTGGGAGTTGGTATTGTAATGGGTGCATATTGGGCATACGAAACACTTAATTTTGGTGGATATTGGAACTGGGACCCAGTAGAAAACGCCGTGTTTATTCCTTGGTTAGTTTTAGTTGCAGGAATACACGCCATGACAATGCAACAAAAACGCCCTTCAATGGCTAAACTTTCGGCTATTTTGATGATTTCTGTATTTTTATTGATTTTATATTCTACTTTCCTTACTCGTAGTGGAATTTTGGGTGATAGTTCAGTTCACTCTTTTACTGATTTAGGGCTTTCAGGACAGTTACTTATCTATCTTTTGTTTTTTACAATTGGTGCATCAATTCTATTCTTTATGAATTGGAATAATTTTCCAAAATCAAAGCAAGAATCTAGCTTTTATTCAGGCGAATTTTGGGTTACTTTAGGCGTAGTAGTTTTAGGACTTTCAGCATTACAAGTTTTAGTTCCTACTTCAATTCCAGTTTATAATGCTGTTTTGGATGCGTTAGGAATAGATTCAAATGTTGCTCCTCCAGCCGACCCAGAACATTTTTATACAGAATGGCAACTTTGGTTTAGTGTCGGAATTGCTTTTCTTTCTGCAACAGCACAAGTATTTTGGTGGAAACGAATTGAAAAATCAAACCTCAAAGATAATTTTGTTATTCCTTTAATTTTGACAGCTATTATTACTACAATAATCATTGCAGTTGCTCAAATAAAAGATGCTTCGTATATGATTTTGGTGCTTACTTCTACTTATGCACTTGTCAGTAATGGAATTTCTATTGCAAGAACAGTAAAATTAAATCCAAAATTAGCAGGTGGTGCATTGGCGCATGTTGGTGTTGCTTTGATGTTTTTGGGTATTTTGTCTTCGTCGGGATATGATGAAATTGTATCAATGAATATGTCAGGGCTTTTATATAATAAAGAATTTTCTGATGAAGTAAATCGTGAAAATGTATTGCTTTTTCGTAGCCAACCGACCAAAATGAATAAATATGAAATTACCTATAAAGGTCAATATTGGGATTCTCCAAATTTTCCAACATATGTAAATAAGGAAGACGTAAAAGGCACAGCTTATGCACACAAAGTAATTGCTCAAAAAGACTTAATTTATAAAGATAAAGTAGAAGTAAAATCTGGTGATACACTCCAAATTTTTGAAGAGAATACTTATTATAAAATTGATTATGTCGATACGCTCACAAAGGAAACATTTACACTTTTTCCTCGTGTTCAGCAAAACCCTCAAATGGGTTTTGTAGTAAGTCCAGATATTTCACAAGGCATAAAAAGCGACCTTTATACGCATCTTAGTAGTCTTCCAGATCCTGCTGAAGACAGAACTTGGTCACAACCTGAAATGAAAGTTTTATCTCCTATGGATACTTTTATTGTTAATGATTTTGTGGCTGTTTTGGATGGTGTGCATCGTGGAAAACCTTTGGCTGATGAAGATTATATGCTTTATGCTGAAATTAGAATTTTGGATAAAGAAGAAACTTATACAGCAAAACCTGTTTTTCAAATAAAGGGAAATGAAGTACGTGGAATACCTGAAATCATAGAGTCAGCAGGAGTAGAGTTCACAATGATTAATGTTGATCCTAAAACCGAAGAGTTTACGTTTAATATCCGAACAACTCAAAGAGATTGGATAATCATGAAAGCATTAGAAAAACCTTATATTAGTTTGCTTTGGCTGGGTACAATCGTAATGACATTGGGTATTTTGGTGGCAATGTGGAGAAGATATACAGAAGCTAAAAAAGCAACTGTGTCTAAAAAATCAAACTCTAAGAAGCCAAAAAATGAAATGGAATTGGTTTAACAAAATTCTATCACAAAATAAAAAACGAACTATTTTTATCAAGTAGTTTGTTTTAATTTGGGAGCTAATATTTCAAATCAATTATTACACTATTTTTCTATGAAATATTTATTTATTTTAATTTTATTGTGTTTTACATTTCAAGGAATGGCACAAACATTAGATTTACCAACTAATTCAGAGTGTGAATTATTTAAAGAAAAAAAGGATTTTAACAAAGAAGAAAGACTTCAAAAAATTAAGAAGTTAGAAGGAAAATTAGTTACTATTTATTTTGTGAAAGGAAAAAATAACAAAATCAAATCAAAATATACGGGAATAGTAGATTTGACTTTAATAAAAGCAGGAAATTCATCTCTAAAAAATATAACAAGTGTTCTTGTTGTAA contains:
- a CDS encoding GAF domain-containing protein — encoded protein: MWKFNTIGKRVLAGNFIIIIVALVSSVVSLGMLTRSQNMLHQSFSVITPSVEAINDLLLLVTRSKMYITNWVHLPDNIDDKEDLILLHNEQFPEVKDRISKLKRDWQNKENVHRVDSIIIAFDDILQTEQEVMNILNRSEDYNNGTKREKAIRLVNEMIILNSNTLIKNLEALETSKLQEKQADGDSVERSLKWLYRIILTLGIITLMIGIILSVVFFRIVSKPIQKLNQILGQLAKGSIPKSDFGIRIGNHEIGQMTLSLQELIKSLKNTSEFARKIGNGKYDSTFDVLGENDILGNALLDMRNSLSKVAEEDRRRAWITEGIAQFGDILRANYNDTEEFAAAIVQRLVKYTEANQGGIFVLSETPDIEGEFMYLAATYAWDKPKYLEKKIRKGEGLTGQAWQEGETIFLSHVPNDYIHITSGLGSTNPSSILLTPLKYNQKLYGVVELAFFNPPEAYQVEFVERIVESFASTLSSVRVNQRTQFLLKESQEMTEQMRAQEEEMRQNVEELQATQEMVERKSKELENQLNAINQAAAMIELNPRGIITEINELYLKISHYSKEEIQGQPHTILLKEGYETSNKYMQLWENLTQGIAVEGEFERQAKDKSSFWLRATYYPVMDDYKNLEHVIHIATDITEQKLQAIRLEETLTEQAETVEQMRMQEDVMQQAMEQMQEAQQEVEKREKLLEESYKEQEQYIEQMNSQEEMMTISMESMNETIEMVTKEKEEAEQKLLICQKKIEELENRK
- a CDS encoding TonB-dependent receptor, with protein sequence MMKHYILSLIAFVFACSVAFNSFGQGSTTAALSGVVKDKNGEELPGATVLAVHTPTGSQFGAVTTLSGNYTIVNMNVGGPYTITVQYVGFEDQKKENVYLSLGQTLRMNFDLSEDIITTGEVVITGNAELIDGEQTGAKTTVTQEQLNALPTIARDLTDFTRTTPQASVTGGGGITFAGQNNRYNSLMIDGAVNNDVFGLSSAGTNGGQAGISPISLDAIEQVQIVIAPFDVRQGGFSGGGVNAVTRSGTNKVEGSVYYLFRNEGLAGKTPTDDESFERQKLDDFSSYVTGFRVGAPLKKDKLFLFINGEIERRETPQPFNFNDYNGASSQAEIENLASQLQSKYGYDAGGFLDNTAEVESNKIFARLDWNISKNHKLTARHSYTQGDNLSRSRSSSGTINFGNNGVAFPTVTNSSALELKSRFGDNKSNSLIIGYTNVIDDRDPIGADFPRVRIDDGSSRIYFGSEAYSTANKLEQSTFTITDNFSIFKGKHTITIGTHNEFYSTYNLFVAQNYGEYQFASLEDFLNEEPSIGYSRSYSLVDDVTGDGSAAAAEFTGMQLGFYAQDEYAASEKLNITFGVRVDIPIFKDPTTNQGFNDSTLAKVQQYYPDLAGSVQSGQLWKTPLLVSPRLGFNYDVKGDRSLQIRGGVGIFTSRIPLVWPGGAYNNNGLTVGGVFSSGVDFRADPFNQYTAGDFGQTLSLPSGQMDLFVEDFKLPQVVRASLAVDKSLPWGMVGTLEGIYTKTLNNVLYYNVNVKPATRNFSGADNRPYYDRYDEVESDYTRIMVGDNTNKGYSYNITAQIQKPFDNGFMASLAYTYGQAKSMNDGLSSQNSSQWRYVQNVNGKNDLDLAYSNFDLGSRVVGMVSYRLDYLDHAATTISLFYNGQSGNRFSYIYNGQLANDDTGSSSTASDLIYVPANQSDIVFNPITRTVDGAEVVVTADQQWQAFDNYIKNDEYLNGRRGDYAERNGSRLPFVSTLDLRILQDFYIKTANGTKHNLQLSFDVFNFTNLINKDWGRMYFTYNENVTLVDFEGVNTVTNPDGSTSYIPTFQFGSISSSGEYQTITEAKDNYTIDDSGVNSSRWQMQIGVRYSF
- the ccsA gene encoding cytochrome c biogenesis protein CcsA, translated to MNLLVGQIGHLFVIISFVTSIVVAIAYYFASQSSDLTASPKNQEINSWKKMARLAFGVHAVSVIGVVVVLFSIIYNHQYEYHYAWSHSSNNLPYYYMISCFWEGQEGSFLLWIFWHVCIGVVIILRSIFVKHKKDNTWEAPVMMVFASVQAFLASMVLGVVVPFANLKIGSSPFILLRDAMDAPIFQSQPNYIPVDGTGLNPLLQNYWMVIHPPTLFLGFALCLVPFAFVIAGLWKKETTKWLKPTFAWALLAAAVLGVGIVMGAYWAYETLNFGGYWNWDPVENAVFIPWLVLVAGIHAMTMQQKRPSMAKLSAILMISVFLLILYSTFLTRSGILGDSSVHSFTDLGLSGQLLIYLLFFTIGASILFFMNWNNFPKSKQESSFYSGEFWVTLGVVVLGLSALQVLVPTSIPVYNAVLDALGIDSNVAPPADPEHFYTEWQLWFSVGIAFLSATAQVFWWKRIEKSNLKDNFVIPLILTAIITTIIIAVAQIKDASYMILVLTSTYALVSNGISIARTVKLNPKLAGGALAHVGVALMFLGILSSSGYDEIVSMNMSGLLYNKEFSDEVNRENVLLFRSQPTKMNKYEITYKGQYWDSPNFPTYVNKEDVKGTAYAHKVIAQKDLIYKDKVEVKSGDTLQIFEENTYYKIDYVDTLTKETFTLFPRVQQNPQMGFVVSPDISQGIKSDLYTHLSSLPDPAEDRTWSQPEMKVLSPMDTFIVNDFVAVLDGVHRGKPLADEDYMLYAEIRILDKEETYTAKPVFQIKGNEVRGIPEIIESAGVEFTMINVDPKTEEFTFNIRTTQRDWIIMKALEKPYISLLWLGTIVMTLGILVAMWRRYTEAKKATVSKKSNSKKPKNEMELV